In Triticum dicoccoides isolate Atlit2015 ecotype Zavitan unplaced genomic scaffold, WEW_v2.0 scaffold2977, whole genome shotgun sequence, the DNA window GACGTGAGCGCACCCATCCACTGGAACACCAGCCAGTACATTGCCGAGTACCTGATCGGCAACCCACCGCAGCGCGTCGAGGCCCTCATCGACACCGGTAGCGACCTCATCTGGACGCAGTGCTCCACCTGCAGCCTCAAAGGATCCTGCGTCATGCAGGGCCTGCCCTACTATAACACGTCCAAGTCGGACAGCTTCCACCCCGTGCCATGCAATGACACCTTGTGCCTAGCCAACCGGGCGCACTCGTGCCACCGGGATGGCAGCTGCGCTTTCGGGGCCTTCTACGGCGTTGGCGACGCTAGAGGGTCTATCGGCATGAAGGTCTTCGCCTTTGAACATGGCTCAGTGACGCTCACGTTCGGCTGCGTCGACACGCTGAAGTTCACTCCGGGGTCCCTTGACGGGTCGTCGGGCCTCATAGGGCTTGGCCGTGGCCCCTTGTCGCTCGTCTCCCAGATAGGTGCCAGCAAGTTCTCTTACTGCCACACCCCCTACCTCCGCAGCAACGCCACTCCCGGTGCCAGGAGCCACCTTTTCGTCGGCGCCTCGGCGAGCCTTAGCGCCGACAGCCCTGTGATGTCCATATCTTTCGTGCAAGGCCCTAAAAAGTACCCATTCTACTATGTTCCACTCATCGGGATAAGCGTTGGACAAACCAGGCTTTCCATCCCACCGATGGTGTTCGATCTGAAACCAAACGGCACCGGCGGCGGTGTCTTTGTCGACTCCGGTAACCCCACTTCGGTTCTGGTCGATGGGGCGTATAGGCCTCTGAGAgaggagctccggaggcagctaaaCGGGAGCCTCCTGCCGCCACCAGCCGGCAGTGGGATCGACCTGTGTGTGGCAGTGGCGCAGGAAAAGGCTGTGCCGTCCATGGTGTTCCACTTCAGTGGCGGAGCGAACATGGTGCTGCCGCCAGAGAATTATTGGGTGCCGCTGGATGATTCCATGTCATGCATGGTGATGCATGAATCCAGCAGCGTGAGCATCATCGGCAACTTCCAGTTGCAGAACATGCACTTGCTGTACGACCTTACTAAGGAGGAGCTCTCTTTCCAAACTGCCGACTGCAGCTCACTTTGATCACGCCCACGTTAATTGTACGCATGCATAAATATGATTGCGAATCGAGATTCTTTGGTAAGTATTTGTGCCATGTGCATTGAAAGGGATACATTTAATTCAACACATGCATATGTCACTACTAGAATCTGGTTTTGTGCCGAGTTCCGGAACTTTAACGAGTTCATTCTATCGTGGAGGTTGGCAAACTTGTGTCTGCTGACTTTGATTCAAAATTGAACTCCGTAGCTAGTGATACGCAACTTGGCAGACTTAATAGTTCTCATATTTCCAATGAAAGAGGACTCGACAAACTAACTAAACTTGGCTGAATCTTATGTTCACCCAGTTCCTAATAGAAACAACTCGGCAAATCTGGCAGGTGGGCCCTGTTGTCGAGTGTCAATTCGATCAATACTTATGGAAGTTTTTGGGTCATTAGTTGATTGAGAACTTCTATTGATATTGATGCTTCGATGAATATATCTCAGTCGACGACCTATCCATCGTCTAtctaactggttgattgccttgtgtTTGTGGGCTGCTTGTGCTTGTAGACCGAGATCAATGGAGTGCATGAAAAGGAAGGGAGCGGAGGAATGTTCTAGGATCAGTCGTGCACATTTTCAGAATTAATGGAACCACGACTGTTAAGTTGTGTGAGCCAAATTCTATTACCGTGTTGGACTAAACGTAGTACAACCGGTATGGATGTTGCGTTGTGTTAAACGATAGGCTCGTAAACATGTATAGGGTGTAATGTGGCGTGTTGTCACGACTATGTATGTGTGCGTGTAATCTACATACTGCAGGTTGTTAGGCTAGAGCTTATCTTATCTATGTATAGCTTGGAGTAGGGGAAAAGCCTATCAATAACATGTGCCCTCTGTAATCTTTCTGTGCTATATAAAAACTACGTCCCTGCAGAACTGCATACACTTCATTTTCTCATATGGTAATTAGAGCTTTCCTCAAAATTATCCATGGCGATGTCTTCAAGTTCCTTCCCCTCATCTCCATTTGTTCATGCCACCACCGAGAAGCTCACCAAGGGCAATCAAGCGCTGTGGCAGGCGACGTTGCTCTCCGCCATCCGGCGAGCTCAGATGGATACCTCGACGTCAACCAGCCGCCGCCATAGAGGGAAATCGACATGACCTCGTCTGATGGCAAGTCCACGACGAAGGCGGCAAACCCTGTCCTCCGAGCCTAGCATGCGCGAGATCAACAAGTCTTCTCCTATCTTCTGACGACGCTTCCTTGTGAGATGGCCATCCAGGTTGCATCTTGCCACACCTCGGCAGAGCTTTAGAACATGTTGGAGGGGATGATTGCCTCTCATACCCGTGCTCACACAACCTACAGCAGAATCGCCTTCGCCAATCTGCAGAAGGGCAGTTCCTACATCACCGACTACGTCGGGACGGTTAGGTCCCTCTGCAACGAGTTGATCGCTACAGGGAGGAAGATGGACGAAGAAGATATCGTCTCCCACATCCTGGCAGGACTAGACGAGGACTTTTATCCTATGGTCTCTGCCATGTGCTCCC includes these proteins:
- the LOC119345797 gene encoding aspartic proteinase nepenthesin-1-like; this encodes MEIRLVLIVALCSSAATIVTCSSTGLHMELIHVDGKGNYTVAERVQRAMASSRRRLTSFVDVSAPIHWNTSQYIAEYLIGNPPQRVEALIDTGSDLIWTQCSTCSLKGSCVMQGLPYYNTSKSDSFHPVPCNDTLCLANRAHSCHRDGSCAFGAFYGVGDARGSIGMKVFAFEHGSVTLTFGCVDTLKFTPGSLDGSSGLIGLGRGPLSLVSQIGASKFSYCHTPYLRSNATPGARSHLFVGASASLSADSPVMSISFVQGPKKYPFYYVPLIGISVGQTRLSIPPMVFDLKPNGTGGGVFVDSGNPTSVLVDGAYRPLREELRRQLNGSLLPPPAGSGIDLCVAVAQEKAVPSMVFHFSGGANMVLPPENYWVPLDDSMSCMVMHESSSVSIIGNFQLQNMHLLYDLTKEELSFQTADCSSL